In Populus alba chromosome 1, ASM523922v2, whole genome shotgun sequence, a single window of DNA contains:
- the LOC118058156 gene encoding putative UPF0481 protein At3g02645, which translates to MSSLQPALSSCSSLVFDELQWVNTIRRTIEDEVEDDSNIPICIFNVPKALMSSDPDSYTPQQLSLGPYHYSRLELHEMDRYKLSAAKRSQKLLQSLKFRDLVEQLMKLESKIRACYHKYLNFNGETLAWMMAIDASFLLEFLQVYALRGPKMLSEVSSGMPHFLEYSYRKSSCNAILRDIVMLENQIPLFTLRKVLEFRFLSLESADDMLYSMLMGSCKELSPFKTMVGLPVARVSEHAHLLDFLYHIIVPKVEASVNIPEEVKDHTKATRENEEPSVGSAYMKQLLIETWNLFSSLNIRFLKKLLESAPVAVILKLPWSILSNVLGFGSAKQPDAFSEISKSLQMRVRFVPSKGSISTINFDKKTGTFYLPTISLDVNSDVVLRNLVAYEASNASGPMVLTRYTELMNGIIDTEEDAKILRERGIILNHLKNDEEVANVWNGMSRSIRLTKVPFLDKAIEDVNKYHDGLFKVKVEKFLKQHVFSSWKLLTLLASILLLLITSLQAFCSVYDCARLFHIQY; encoded by the exons ATGTCTTCTCTCCAACCCGCCCTGTCATCTTGTTCCAGTCTAGTCTTCGATGAGCTACAATGGGTTAATACAATCCGTCGAACAATCGAAGacgaggttgaagatgacagtAATATTCCCATATGCATCTTTAATGTCCCCAAAGCCCTAATGTCTAGTGACCCAGATTCTTATACTCCACAACAACTTTCACTTGGTCCCTACCATTACTCACGTCTTGAGCTACATGAGATGGATAGATATAAGCTATCAGCGGCAAAAAGAAGTCAAAAGCTGCTTCAAAGTCTTAAATTTCGAGATCTTGTTGAGCAATTAATGAAGCTCGAATCCAAGATTCGTGCATGCTACCACAAGTACTTAAACTTCAACGGTGAAACTCTAGCATGGATGATGGCCATTGATGCATCATTCTTGCTTGAGTTCCTACAAGTCTATGCTCTCCGTGGCCCTAAAATGCTATCCGAAGTTTCCTCAGGAATGCctcattttcttgaatattCCTATAGGAAATCAAGCTGTAATGCAATTCTTCGAGATATAGTGATGTTGGAGAATCAAATTCCACTATTCACATTGAGGAAGGTGCTAGAATTTCGATTTCTGTCATTAGAATCCGCCGACGACATGTTGTATTCCATGTTAATGGGATCATGTAAAGAGCTTTCTCCTTTCAAGACAATGGTGGGGTTGCCAGTAGCAAGAGTTTCGGAACATGCCCACTTGCTAGACTTTTTGTACCACATCATCGTGCCCAAGGTTGAAGCATCTGTCAATATACCTGAAGAAGTTAAGGATCATACCAAAGCCACACGAGAAAACGAAGAGCCGTCAGTTGGATCTGCTTACATGAAGCAACTACTGATTGAGACTTGGAATCTGTTTTCAAGTCTAAACATAAGGTTCCTCAAAAAATTGCTAGAATCAGCACCTGTTGCAGTGATACTCAAATTGCCTTGGTCAATCCTCTCCAATGTTCTTGGGTTTGGATCCGCGAAACAACCTGACGCTTTCTCTGAAATCTCAAAGT CTCTCCAAATGCGGGTGCGTTTTGTGCCTAGTAAGGGCAGCATCTCAACCATCAACTTTGACAAGAAGACAGGTACATTTTACCTCCCGACTATCAGTTTGGATGTGAATAGTGATGTAGTCTTAAGAAACTTGGTAGCATATGAAGCATCAAACGCATCGGGTCCGATGGTTTTAACACGTTACACAGAATTGATGAATGGAATTATCGATACCGAGGAGGATGCAAAAATACTTAGAGAAAGAGGCattattttgaatcatttgaAGAACGATGAAGAGGTGGCCAACGTATGGAATGGGATGAGCAGGTCTATTAGATTGACAAAAGTTCCATTCTTGGATAAGGCGATTGAAGATGTTAACAAGTATCATGATGGACTGTTTAAAGTTAAGGTTGAGAAGTTCTTGAAGCAGCATGTATTTAGTTCCTGGAAGCTTCTCACACTGCTAGCCTCCATCTTGCTCTTGCTCATAACATCGCTGCAAGCGTTTTGCTCAGTTTATGACTGTGCTCGCTTGTTTCACATCCAATACTAG